A single region of the Candidatus Methylomirabilis sp. genome encodes:
- a CDS encoding TrkA family potassium uptake protein: protein MKQILVAGLGRFGEALALTLEEAGVEVIAVDTDPNHVEAVKDRVTHVAQLDSTDLNALKAIGAEEVDAAVVAMGKDFEASVLTTAALKELGIKRIVVRANTAREARILRLAGADRVVFVEQEMGQRLGKALVGESVLDHIALAEGYAMIQWAIDERLTGKTLGESQLRTRHRVNVVAIKKREVTKGEDGSEQVRERLDPVPHPEYRFAPGDILVLVGKESDLEALTEA, encoded by the coding sequence ATGAAACAGATCCTCGTGGCTGGGCTGGGACGGTTCGGCGAGGCGCTGGCCCTCACCCTGGAGGAGGCCGGGGTGGAGGTCATCGCCGTGGACACCGACCCGAATCACGTGGAGGCGGTGAAGGACCGGGTGACCCACGTCGCCCAGCTGGACAGCACCGATCTGAACGCGCTCAAGGCCATCGGCGCCGAAGAGGTGGACGCGGCGGTGGTGGCGATGGGGAAGGACTTCGAGGCCTCCGTCCTGACCACGGCGGCCCTGAAGGAGCTAGGCATCAAGCGGATCGTCGTCCGGGCCAACACGGCGCGGGAGGCCCGGATCCTCCGTCTCGCGGGGGCGGACCGGGTCGTCTTCGTCGAGCAGGAGATGGGGCAGCGTCTCGGCAAGGCCCTGGTGGGGGAGTCGGTCCTGGACCACATCGCCCTTGCCGAGGGCTACGCCATGATCCAGTGGGCCATTGACGAGCGCCTGACGGGGAAGACGCTCGGGGAGTCGCAGCTCCGCACCCGGCACCGGGTGAACGTTGTCGCCATCAAGAAACGGGAGGTCACGAAGGGCGAGGACGGCAGCGAGCAGGTCCGGGAGCGCCTCGACCCCGTGCCCCACCCCGAGTACCGCTTCGCTCCCGGGGACATCCTGGTCCTGGTGGGCAAGGAGTCGGATCTGGAGGCCCTCACGGAAGCGTGA
- a CDS encoding branched-chain amino acid ABC transporter permease — protein MGVTITPAMVAQVVVSGLLAGALYSLVALGLALIFGVMRVINVAHGTLLTLGAYTTYWFFHLLGVNPYLSLLVSMPLMFLLGVLLQRTLVTRVVDAPELSSLLLTFGISIALVNGVQLAFTSDVRSVEFLTGAYLVGRIALSKSRLVAFAFAVAITALAYWFLQRTKLGKAIRATSQSREVAMVCGINVRRIHLYTFGIASALAAAGGSLVAVMFAIQPEMGQVYTFKSFLVIVLGGAGNYPGALLGGMLLGLVEQLSSLFLTTQLSEAVAYVLLVVVLLLRPTGLLGGRAR, from the coding sequence GTGGGCGTCACCATCACCCCCGCGATGGTTGCCCAGGTGGTCGTCTCCGGGCTTCTGGCCGGGGCCCTCTACTCCTTGGTGGCCCTCGGCCTGGCCCTGATCTTCGGGGTCATGCGGGTGATCAATGTGGCCCACGGGACCTTGCTGACGCTCGGGGCCTACACCACCTACTGGTTTTTCCACCTCCTCGGAGTCAACCCGTACCTGTCCCTCCTGGTCTCCATGCCGCTGATGTTTCTCCTCGGGGTCCTCCTGCAGCGGACGCTGGTCACGCGGGTCGTGGACGCCCCGGAGCTCTCCTCGCTCCTCCTCACCTTTGGGATCTCCATCGCCCTGGTCAACGGTGTCCAGTTGGCCTTCACCTCCGATGTCCGCTCGGTGGAGTTCCTCACCGGCGCCTACCTTGTGGGGCGGATCGCCCTCTCCAAGTCCCGGCTCGTTGCCTTCGCCTTCGCGGTGGCGATCACGGCCCTCGCCTACTGGTTCCTCCAGCGGACGAAGCTGGGGAAGGCCATCCGCGCCACCTCCCAGAGCCGGGAGGTGGCCATGGTCTGCGGGATCAACGTCCGGCGGATCCACCTCTACACCTTCGGCATCGCCTCCGCGCTGGCGGCGGCAGGCGGCAGCCTGGTGGCGGTCATGTTCGCCATCCAGCCCGAGATGGGGCAGGTCTATACGTTCAAGTCGTTCCTGGTGATCGTCCTTGGAGGGGCCGGGAACTACCCGGGCGCGCTCCTGGGGGGGATGCTGCTCGGCCTGGTCGAGCAGCTCTCCTCCCTCTTCCTCACTACGCAGCTCTCCGAGGCCGTGGCCTACGTCCTGCTGGTCGTAGTTCTCCTCCTGCGCCCCACGGGGCTGCTCGGAGGGCGGGCGCGATGA
- a CDS encoding branched-chain amino acid ABC transporter permease, whose translation MKWGFRAALLLGLLLLALYPTIATGYGIRFMLQLFMWVALAQSWNLISGLTGYVSFGHVAFFGTGAYATAILVATHGWHWVPAAIGGGVAAALLALIIGYPCLRLKGPYFAIAMLGLNEVMRVLVSYFEGLTGGGSGLSLPTLHASVQIYYAMGLAAIAVTALASLIITSRFGLRLMTIREDEIAAEAMGINTARYKLYAFLLSAFMPGVVGGLFARDQGYIEPLSVFQLLTTITMIVMALFGGKGTIWGPVLGAVTLFVFQELVWTRFLYLHQILFGAIIVFVVLLMPRGILGVLQERYRLPRTL comes from the coding sequence ATGAAGTGGGGGTTCCGTGCGGCGCTCCTCCTCGGGCTTCTCCTGCTGGCGCTCTATCCCACGATCGCCACGGGGTACGGCATCCGGTTCATGCTCCAGCTCTTCATGTGGGTCGCCCTGGCCCAGTCCTGGAACCTGATTTCCGGCCTCACCGGCTACGTCTCCTTCGGCCACGTGGCCTTTTTCGGCACGGGGGCCTACGCGACGGCGATCCTCGTCGCCACCCATGGGTGGCACTGGGTTCCGGCCGCCATCGGGGGCGGGGTCGCGGCCGCGCTCCTGGCGCTGATCATCGGCTACCCGTGCCTCCGCCTCAAGGGGCCCTACTTCGCCATCGCCATGCTCGGCCTGAACGAGGTGATGCGGGTCCTCGTCTCGTACTTTGAGGGGCTCACGGGTGGAGGCTCGGGGCTCTCCCTCCCCACGCTCCATGCGAGCGTCCAAATTTACTACGCCATGGGTCTCGCGGCCATTGCCGTGACCGCGCTTGCCTCCCTCATCATCACGTCCCGCTTCGGCCTGCGCCTGATGACCATCCGGGAGGACGAGATCGCGGCGGAGGCGATGGGTATCAACACCGCCCGCTACAAGCTCTACGCCTTCCTGCTGTCGGCCTTCATGCCCGGCGTGGTCGGGGGGCTCTTCGCCCGGGATCAGGGGTACATCGAGCCGCTCAGCGTCTTCCAGCTGCTCACCACCATCACCATGATCGTGATGGCCCTCTTCGGCGGCAAGGGGACCATCTGGGGCCCGGTCCTGGGTGCCGTGACGCTCTTCGTCTTCCAGGAACTGGTCTGGACGCGATTCCTCTACCTGCATCAGATCTTGTTCGGAGCCATCATCGTGTTCGTCGTGCTCCTGATGCCCAGGGGGATCCTGGGGGTGCTCCAGGAACGCTATCGTCTCCCGCGGACCCTGTGA
- a CDS encoding ABC transporter ATP-binding protein, translated as MRDGRVLEVESVTKRFGGVTAVHRCSLALAPGKIYGLIGPNGSGKTTLFNCITGLEPRDEGEIRYKGKRIDGLKAHQVALRGIGRTFQIIRVFPELTALENLLVVTREPFDAAVRRARELLHFVTLERLAGEYAGNLSYGQQKLLEFIRVLMTDPELILLDEPAAGVNRTLLNELLAAIARLRDEGKTILIVEHDMKVVMGLCETIFVLDYGEKIAEGPPEAIQGDPRVIEAYFGR; from the coding sequence ATGCGTGACGGTCGGGTCCTCGAGGTCGAGAGCGTCACTAAGCGCTTCGGCGGGGTGACCGCCGTTCACCGCTGCTCGCTCGCCCTCGCGCCAGGGAAGATCTACGGCCTCATCGGCCCCAACGGGTCGGGGAAGACCACCCTCTTTAACTGCATCACCGGGCTCGAGCCCCGGGACGAGGGGGAGATCCGCTACAAGGGGAAGCGCATCGACGGGCTGAAGGCCCACCAGGTGGCCCTCCGGGGCATCGGGCGAACGTTCCAGATCATCCGGGTGTTCCCGGAGCTGACCGCCCTGGAGAACCTCCTGGTGGTGACCCGGGAGCCCTTCGACGCGGCCGTGCGCCGCGCCCGGGAGCTGCTCCACTTCGTCACCCTCGAGCGGCTGGCGGGCGAATACGCCGGGAACCTCTCCTACGGCCAGCAGAAGCTCCTGGAGTTCATCCGGGTCCTGATGACGGACCCCGAATTGATCCTGCTGGACGAGCCCGCCGCCGGGGTCAACCGGACGCTCCTCAACGAGCTGCTCGCGGCCATCGCCCGGCTCCGGGACGAGGGGAAGACCATCCTGATCGTCGAGCACGACATGAAGGTCGTCATGGGGCTCTGTGAGACGATCTTCGTCCTCGACTACGGGGAGAAGATCGCCGAGGGCCCGCCGGAGGCGATCCAGGGCGACCCGCGCGTGATCGAGGCCTACTTTGGCCGGTGA
- a CDS encoding TrkH family potassium uptake protein yields the protein MARRALVLFLRASDIGKRKLRLAAPALLGPSLLLEAAPDFPGRGLVQGLLSLAIPLLYFGEDLEKAWRSPSPLRHIRQRWLDLLVLATVGIFGLQRASLLLDPGAFGTTGAIQRLVFYSTVFYTAALLKLVTRARQAVDFLAHLDLRPSQTIAVSFFGAALLGSLLLTLPQATVSGVGTSFVDALFMAMSAVCVTGLAVLDIGSQYTLFGQLVILALIQAGGLGIMTLAALATALAGRRLRVRDQVALQGALDAEAIGTIRQMIRAIVFSTFLAEVLGSGILFLRWRAEGPEPWHVAYRAVFHSISAFCNAGFSLFADSLVRYAGDPISVLTFTSLIILGGLGFPVLATLSDLFRERPLYRFEAPVRRGWKRLTLHTKVALTVTAVLLVAAMALLLMLEWGNTLAGRPFPEKLLVAYFQAVTPRTAGFNTVPIAELAPASLFLLILLMFIGGCSGGTAGGIKTTTVGVMTATLQAILRNRDRVELFERTIPQGLVNRATAVTLVALAAVALAVFGLALTESGPFISLAFEAVSAFGTVGLSMGITPSLTDAGRLIVTATMFVGRIGPLTLALALAERPAAAQVTYPTDRVMIG from the coding sequence ATGGCCCGCCGGGCCCTGGTCCTGTTCCTCCGGGCCAGCGACATCGGGAAGCGGAAGCTGCGTCTCGCCGCCCCCGCCCTCCTGGGCCCTTCCCTCCTTCTCGAAGCGGCCCCCGACTTCCCCGGCCGGGGTCTCGTGCAGGGCCTCCTGAGCCTGGCCATCCCCCTCCTCTACTTCGGCGAGGACCTGGAGAAAGCCTGGCGCAGCCCCTCCCCGCTCCGCCATATCCGCCAGCGCTGGCTGGACCTGCTCGTGCTGGCCACCGTCGGCATCTTCGGGCTGCAGCGCGCCTCCCTGCTGCTCGACCCCGGAGCCTTCGGGACCACCGGCGCGATCCAGCGCCTGGTCTTCTACAGCACCGTCTTCTACACCGCCGCCCTGCTCAAGCTCGTCACGCGGGCCCGGCAGGCGGTGGACTTCCTCGCGCACCTGGACCTCCGCCCCTCCCAGACGATCGCGGTCTCCTTCTTCGGCGCGGCGCTCCTCGGCAGCCTCCTCCTGACGCTGCCCCAGGCGACGGTCTCGGGGGTGGGGACATCCTTCGTGGATGCGCTCTTCATGGCCATGTCGGCCGTCTGCGTGACCGGCCTCGCGGTCCTGGACATCGGCAGCCAGTACACCCTCTTCGGACAGCTCGTGATCCTGGCCCTCATCCAGGCCGGCGGGCTGGGAATCATGACGCTGGCCGCCCTGGCCACCGCCCTCGCCGGGCGACGCCTCCGGGTCCGGGACCAGGTGGCGCTCCAGGGCGCGCTGGACGCGGAGGCCATCGGGACCATCCGGCAGATGATCCGGGCCATCGTCTTTTCCACCTTTCTCGCGGAGGTCCTGGGCAGTGGAATCCTCTTTCTTCGGTGGCGCGCTGAGGGCCCGGAGCCCTGGCACGTTGCGTACCGGGCCGTCTTCCATTCCATCTCCGCCTTCTGCAACGCCGGGTTCTCCCTCTTCGCCGACAGCCTGGTCCGCTACGCAGGTGATCCCATTAGCGTCCTGACCTTCACCAGCCTCATCATCCTGGGAGGGCTCGGCTTTCCCGTCCTGGCCACGCTCAGCGACCTGTTCCGGGAGAGACCGCTCTACCGCTTCGAGGCGCCGGTCCGCCGGGGGTGGAAGCGCCTGACCCTGCACACCAAGGTGGCGCTCACCGTGACCGCCGTCCTCCTCGTCGCCGCCATGGCGCTCCTCCTCATGCTCGAATGGGGGAACACGCTGGCCGGACGGCCGTTCCCGGAGAAGCTTCTGGTCGCGTATTTCCAGGCGGTCACCCCCCGCACGGCCGGCTTCAACACGGTGCCGATCGCGGAGTTGGCGCCGGCGAGCCTCTTCCTTCTGATTCTCCTGATGTTCATCGGGGGTTGCTCGGGCGGAACCGCGGGCGGGATCAAGACGACGACCGTCGGGGTGATGACGGCCACGCTCCAGGCCATCCTCCGGAACCGGGACCGGGTGGAGCTCTTCGAGCGCACCATTCCCCAGGGGCTGGTGAACAGGGCCACGGCCGTCACCCTGGTCGCGCTGGCGGCGGTGGCGCTGGCCGTCTTCGGATTGGCCTTGACGGAGTCGGGACCGTTTATTAGCCTCGCGTTCGAAGCCGTGTCGGCCTTCGGCACGGTCGGGCTGTCTATGGGAATCACGCCCTCCCTCACCGACGCGGGCAGGTTGATCGTGACCGCCACGATGTTCGTCGGGCGGATCGGGCCCCTGACCTTGGCGCTGGCCCTGGCCGAGCGCCCGGCGGCAGCGCAGGTGACCTACCCGACGGACCGGGTGATGATCGGTTAG
- a CDS encoding ABC transporter ATP-binding protein codes for MAGDGFLLRADGIHAGYGKMEILHGVTLEVRPREMVSVIGPNGAGKSTAFKTIVGLLHPTSGRILFDGKEITGLPPYEALRLGLAYVPQGRIVFPQMTVLENLEMGAYIESDRSRVHDALERVYALFHILAERRYQKAGTMSGGEQQMLAIGRALMTSPRLILLDEPSLGLSPKFVTLIFERLVEMKRAGYTLMVVEQNAAKALSVADRGYVLELGRNRFEGTGGDLLNDPEVKRLYLGG; via the coding sequence TTGGCCGGTGACGGGTTTCTCCTCCGGGCCGACGGGATCCACGCCGGCTACGGGAAGATGGAGATCCTCCACGGGGTCACGCTCGAGGTCCGCCCCCGGGAGATGGTGAGCGTCATCGGCCCCAACGGGGCGGGGAAGTCCACCGCGTTCAAGACGATCGTGGGACTCCTGCACCCGACGTCCGGCCGGATCCTCTTCGACGGGAAGGAGATCACCGGCCTCCCGCCGTACGAGGCGCTCCGGCTCGGGCTCGCCTACGTCCCCCAGGGGCGGATCGTCTTCCCGCAGATGACCGTGCTCGAGAACCTGGAGATGGGGGCCTACATCGAGTCCGATCGGTCGCGGGTGCACGACGCGCTGGAGCGGGTCTATGCGCTCTTCCACATCCTGGCCGAGCGGCGCTACCAGAAGGCCGGGACCATGTCCGGCGGAGAGCAACAGATGCTGGCCATCGGCCGGGCCCTGATGACCAGCCCCCGGCTGATCCTGCTGGACGAGCCCTCCCTCGGGCTCTCCCCGAAGTTCGTGACGCTAATCTTCGAGAGGCTCGTCGAGATGAAGCGGGCAGGCTACACCCTGATGGTGGTGGAGCAGAACGCCGCGAAGGCCCTCTCGGTGGCGGATCGGGGCTACGTCCTCGAGCTCGGGCGGAACCGGTTCGAGGGGACCGGCGGAGACCTGCTGAACGACCCCGAGGTCAAGCGGCTGTACCTCGGCGGCTGA
- a CDS encoding DUF4340 domain-containing protein: MRVRTTLLLAGLLLLLAGFYYYAEVRGGWPSKKEGAKLLDATTEAVQAVRITGRDTVLEAVRGEGGWQLTAPIRDRADAGKVDGLVQELLRATVERSYDLPDQDGKEYGLALPAYTLALSLKEKAEPILLEIGDRAPSGLSVYARRPGEGKVFLVPSSVRSQAETRPADLRDRTVLAVERDKVQRITLARGAATATIEREGKTWRLTGAVRGRGDPTRVEGLLRELTGRGIKEFVAEAPGDLRSYGLAPPVSRIALTTDEKVPPQTLLLGRTDKAKAGVYATRGPGSPLLLLEDRVAKAVPGRLLDLRDRTLLLFSREQVEGVSLASPKGEVELSRTDGKWEIAKPERLPADPSEVDRILSDLTFARAQEFLADPGADLKHFGLIPPALTVTLKEQGKEPVRLLLAAPEEGRATAAVEPERSVVKVEARLFTDLSKGAFDLRDRRLLPFDTGEVGSLKMTSGEATLILERRGGRWGFRSSEAGEVKPFRVLEVLDALRDLKWIAVAAERAEDPAAYGLAPPAREVTLWKASGDFLGTVRFGRREGERVFAQRERDPRIYAIPAAALDKLPTSAAPLTR; encoded by the coding sequence TCCTGCTGGCCGGCCTCCTCCTGCTGCTGGCAGGGTTCTACTACTACGCCGAGGTGAGGGGGGGGTGGCCCTCGAAGAAGGAGGGGGCCAAACTCCTCGACGCGACCACCGAGGCCGTCCAGGCGGTGCGGATCACGGGGCGCGACACCGTGCTGGAAGCCGTCCGCGGGGAAGGCGGATGGCAGCTCACCGCCCCGATCCGGGACCGGGCCGATGCCGGCAAGGTGGACGGCCTCGTCCAGGAGCTGCTTCGGGCGACCGTCGAGCGGAGCTACGACCTCCCCGACCAGGACGGAAAGGAGTACGGCCTGGCCCTCCCGGCGTACACCCTCGCGCTCAGCCTGAAGGAGAAGGCGGAGCCGATCCTCCTCGAGATCGGGGACCGGGCACCGAGCGGTCTCAGCGTGTACGCGAGGCGCCCGGGCGAGGGGAAGGTCTTCCTGGTCCCCTCCAGCGTCCGGTCCCAGGCCGAAACGCGGCCCGCCGACCTCCGGGACAGAACCGTCCTCGCCGTGGAGCGGGACAAGGTCCAGCGGATCACCCTCGCCCGGGGGGCGGCCACGGCGACCATCGAGCGGGAGGGGAAGACCTGGCGGCTGACCGGGGCCGTGCGTGGGCGGGGCGACCCGACCAGGGTCGAGGGCCTTCTGCGCGAGCTGACCGGTCGCGGCATCAAGGAGTTCGTGGCCGAGGCTCCGGGCGACCTGCGGAGCTACGGGCTGGCCCCTCCCGTCTCCCGGATCGCCCTCACCACCGACGAGAAGGTGCCCCCGCAAACGCTCCTCCTCGGCCGGACCGACAAGGCCAAGGCGGGCGTGTATGCCACCCGGGGCCCGGGCTCCCCTCTCCTGCTCCTGGAGGACCGGGTGGCGAAGGCCGTCCCGGGGCGCCTCCTGGACCTCCGGGACAGGACTCTCCTGCTCTTCTCGCGGGAGCAGGTGGAGGGCGTGAGCCTCGCTTCCCCGAAGGGGGAGGTGGAGCTCTCGCGCACCGACGGGAAGTGGGAGATCGCGAAGCCCGAGCGCCTCCCGGCCGACCCGAGTGAAGTGGACCGGATCCTCTCGGATCTCACCTTCGCCCGCGCCCAGGAGTTCCTGGCCGATCCGGGCGCGGACCTGAAGCACTTCGGCCTCATCCCTCCCGCCCTCACGGTGACCTTGAAGGAGCAGGGCAAGGAGCCGGTCCGCCTGCTCCTGGCTGCGCCCGAGGAGGGGCGGGCGACCGCGGCGGTGGAGCCGGAGCGGAGCGTGGTGAAGGTGGAGGCCCGGCTCTTCACCGACCTCAGCAAGGGGGCCTTCGACCTCCGGGACCGCCGCCTACTCCCATTCGACACGGGCGAGGTCGGCTCGCTGAAGATGACGAGTGGCGAAGCCACGCTCATCCTGGAGCGGCGGGGGGGGCGCTGGGGCTTCCGTTCCTCCGAGGCGGGCGAGGTGAAGCCCTTCCGAGTCCTCGAGGTCCTCGACGCCCTGCGGGACCTCAAATGGATCGCCGTGGCGGCGGAGCGCGCCGAGGACCCCGCCGCCTACGGACTCGCCCCGCCCGCCCGGGAGGTCACCCTCTGGAAAGCGAGTGGCGACTTCCTCGGCACGGTCCGCTTCGGCAGGCGGGAGGGGGAACGGGTGTTCGCCCAGCGGGAGCGGGACCCGCGCATCTACGCCATCCCGGCCGCGGCCCTGGACAAGCTGCCCACCTCCGCCGCGCCCCTCACCCGGTAG